The Carassius gibelio isolate Cgi1373 ecotype wild population from Czech Republic chromosome B14, carGib1.2-hapl.c, whole genome shotgun sequence genome has a segment encoding these proteins:
- the LOC127971216 gene encoding protocadherin alpha-C2-like isoform X6: protein MDAQPTVMKYVATLLLLSALVYTASSVTHYSIPEEMEVGSVVANLAADLGIDVQTLERRKIRLDILASKKYLDVNKDSGDLFILERIDREYLCISKTVCYLKMEVILENPVRIFNIELEIMDINDNAPYFRRDTINLDVSESTAVGERFSLSNAVDPDIGSNSIKSYYLSESANFDIEIQTGRDGSKFADLILKKALDREEQAVHNLILTAVDGGVPARSGTASIIVRVLDTNDNAPQFDKDNYTINLTENAPIGSLVVKLNATDRDEGSNSDIIYSYSLYTSEKTQQAFSLNPDNGDIRVKEMINYEDFRIYDMEIIATDKGANSLSGKCKVKILITDMNDNHPEISIKSFTSPVKEDIAVNTVIAVVSVSDKDSGENGQVDIHISDDLPFALKESSDNYYELLVSEPLDREKVPEYDITITVTDRGNPPLSDNETITLELLDINDNVPQFPQTFYTIPVMENNAPGALLSSLTAIDPDLHENQYLVYFIIEKEIVNTSMSMLFSINPENGNLYALKTFDYEIEKEFLFHIEARDSGVPPLSSNVTVHIIIMDQNDNTPLIVSPWRAHGSVVEEKIPRSTDKGTLIAKVIAIDSDSVHNSRITYQFLHNTDATLFSLDQYNGEIRTMRMFSYRDSRHQQLVVIAKDNGEPALSATVTIKLSTVETALKTYADMTEVPLGYDIFSDLNLYLVIGLGSVSFLLLITILVTIVLKCQKTKPSKAAPPCRNSVISERNSTIADSTLVSNDAYWYSLFLAETRKGKLVVRQPVPKGARYVVSSLPRSTGLTETSDSAASTLQASTTTSSSST, encoded by the exons ATGGATGCGCAGCCTACAGTGATGAAGTACGTCGCAACATTACTTCTGCTTTCAGCGCTGGTTTACACGGCGTCATCTGTCACCCATTATTCTATTCCTGAGGAGATGGAGGTAGGCTCTGTGGTTGCGAATTTGGCTGCAGATTTAGGAATCGATGTGCAAACGTTAGAAAGACGAAAAATCAGGTTAGATATCCTTGCAAGTAAGAAGTACCTGGATGTGAACAAAGACAGCGGAGATCTGTTTATTTTGGAGCGCATTGACAGAGAGTACCTTTGCATATCAAAAAcagtttgttatttaaaaatggaaGTCATTCTTGAGAACCCTGTTCGTATATTTAACATTGAATTGGAAATAATGGACATTAACGACAATGCGCCTTACTTCCGTAGGGATACGATTAATTTGGACGTCTCTGAATCTACTGCTGTTGGCGAGAGGTTTTCTCTAAGTAATGCGGTTGACCCTGATATTGGTTCaaattccattaaaagttattatttgagTGAGAGTGCAAACTTTGATATTGAAATACAGACAGGGAGGGATGGTTCAAAATTTGCTGATTTAATATTGAAAAAAGCATTAGATCGCGAGGAGCAGGCCGTTCATAATCTGATACTCACTGCTGTGGATGGAGGAGTCCCCGCGCGCTCTGGCACTGCTAGTATTATTGTGCGCGTTCTGGACACTAATGACAACGCCCCTCAATTCGATAAAGACAATTATACTATAAACCTGACAGAAAATGCACCGATTGGAAGCCTTGTCGTGAAATTAAACGCGACAGATAGAGATGAAGGGTCCAATTCAGATATAATTTACTCTTATAGTTTGTATACATCAGAGAAAACACAACAGGCATTCAGTCTGAATCCTGACAATGGTGATATCAGAGTGAAAGAGATGATTAATTATGAGGATTTCCGGATCTATGATATGGAAATAATAGCAACAGATAAAGGAGCTAATAGTCTCTCTGGGAAATGTAAAGTAAAGATTTTAATCACAGATATGAATGAcaatcatcctgaaatttctatAAAATCATTCACAAGTCCAGTAAAAGAGGATATAGCTGTAAATACAGTAATTGCAGTTGTTAGTGTGAGTGATAAAGACTCAGGAGAAAATGGGCAGGTAGATAttcatatttctgatgatttaccTTTTGCGCTCAAAGAATCGTCtgataattattatgaattattagttTCAGAACCGTTAGACCGTGAAAAGGTTCCGGAATATGACATCACTATTACCGTGACTGACAGGGGCAACCCGCCGTTATCTGATAATGAAACTATAACTTTAGAGCTGCTGGACATTAACGACAATGTTCCTCAGTTCCCGCAGACCTTCTACACGATACCTGTTATGGAGAATAACGCGCCTGGAGCTTTACTGAGCTCTTTAACTGCTATAGACCCAGATCTCCATGAAAATCAGTATCTAGTTTACTTTATCATAGAGAAGGAAATAGTGAACACCTCCATGTCCATGCTGTTCTCCATTAACCCAGAGAACGGCAATCTTTACGCGCTAAAGACGTTTGACTATGAGATAGAGAAGGAGTTTCTTTTCCACATCGAGGCCAGAGACTCTGGTGTTCCTCCGCTCAGCAGTAACGTGACCGTTCACATTATTATCATGGATCAGAACGACAACACGCCGCTTATAGTGTCTCCATGGCGCGCGCACGGCTCGGTGGTGGAGGAAAAGATCCCGAGATCCACCGATAAAGGGACTCTGATAGCCAAAGTCATCGCCATAGACTCTGATTCAGTGCACAACTCTCGAATCACGTACCAGTTTCTCCACAACACTGACGCCACATTATTCAGCTTGGATCAATATAACGGAGAGATCCGGACCATGAGGATGTTCAGTTACAGAGACTCGCGCCACCAGCAGCTGGTTGTGATCGCCAAGGACAACGGAGAGCCCGCGCTCTCTGCTACAGTCACCATCAAACTGTCCACGGTGGAGACCGCCCTTAAAACCTATGCTGACATGACTGAGGTGCCTTTGGGATATGACATCTTCTCCGATTTAAACCTGTATCTGGTGATCGGACTGGGCTCCGTTTCATTTCTTTTACTCATCACTATTTTGGTCACCATCGTGCTGAAGTGTCAGAAAACGAAGCCCAGCAAAGCGGCTCCTCCGTGCAGGAACAGTGTGATCAGCGAGAGGAACTCGACCATCGCGGATTCCACTCTGGTCTCCAACGATGCCTACTGGTACAGTTTATTTCTAGCAGAGACCAGGAAAGGAAAGCTGGTGGTCAGACAGCCTGTGCCAAAGGGAGCGAGATATGTCGTGTCCAGTTTACCGAGGAGCACAGGACTGACCGAGACCAGCGACTCAGCTGCTTCTACTCTACAG GCttccaccaccaccagcagcagctccACTTGA
- the LOC127971216 gene encoding protocadherin alpha-C2-like isoform X10, translating to MDAQPTVMKYVATLLLLSALVYTASSVTHYSIPEEMEVGSVVANLAADLGIDVQTLERRKIRLDILASKKYLDVNKDSGDLFILERIDREYLCISKTVCYLKMEVILENPVRIFNIELEIMDINDNAPYFRRDTINLDVSESTAVGERFSLSNAVDPDIGSNSIKSYYLSESANFDIEIQTGRDGSKFADLILKKALDREEQAVHNLILTAVDGGVPARSGTASIIVRVLDTNDNAPQFDKDNYTINLTENAPIGSLVVKLNATDRDEGSNSDIIYSYSLYTSEKTQQAFSLNPDNGDIRVKEMINYEDFRIYDMEIIATDKGANSLSGKCKVKILITDMNDNHPEISIKSFTSPVKEDIAVNTVIAVVSVSDKDSGENGQVDIHISDDLPFALKESSDNYYELLVSEPLDREKVPEYDITITVTDRGNPPLSDNETITLELLDINDNVPQFPQTFYTIPVMENNAPGALLSSLTAIDPDLHENQYLVYFIIEKEIVNTSMSMLFSINPENGNLYALKTFDYEIEKEFLFHIEARDSGVPPLSSNVTVHIIIMDQNDNTPLIVSPWRAHGSVVEEKIPRSTDKGTLIAKVIAIDSDSVHNSRITYQFLHNTDATLFSLDQYNGEIRTMRMFSYRDSRHQQLVVIAKDNGEPALSATVTIKLSTVETALKTYADMTEVPLGYDIFSDLNLYLVIGLGSVSFLLLITILVTIVLKCQKTKPSKAAPPCRNSVISERNSTIADSTLVSNDAYWYSLFLAETRKGKLVVRQPVPKGARYVVSSLPRSTGLTETSDSAASTLQYSK from the exons ATGGATGCGCAGCCTACAGTGATGAAGTACGTCGCAACATTACTTCTGCTTTCAGCGCTGGTTTACACGGCGTCATCTGTCACCCATTATTCTATTCCTGAGGAGATGGAGGTAGGCTCTGTGGTTGCGAATTTGGCTGCAGATTTAGGAATCGATGTGCAAACGTTAGAAAGACGAAAAATCAGGTTAGATATCCTTGCAAGTAAGAAGTACCTGGATGTGAACAAAGACAGCGGAGATCTGTTTATTTTGGAGCGCATTGACAGAGAGTACCTTTGCATATCAAAAAcagtttgttatttaaaaatggaaGTCATTCTTGAGAACCCTGTTCGTATATTTAACATTGAATTGGAAATAATGGACATTAACGACAATGCGCCTTACTTCCGTAGGGATACGATTAATTTGGACGTCTCTGAATCTACTGCTGTTGGCGAGAGGTTTTCTCTAAGTAATGCGGTTGACCCTGATATTGGTTCaaattccattaaaagttattatttgagTGAGAGTGCAAACTTTGATATTGAAATACAGACAGGGAGGGATGGTTCAAAATTTGCTGATTTAATATTGAAAAAAGCATTAGATCGCGAGGAGCAGGCCGTTCATAATCTGATACTCACTGCTGTGGATGGAGGAGTCCCCGCGCGCTCTGGCACTGCTAGTATTATTGTGCGCGTTCTGGACACTAATGACAACGCCCCTCAATTCGATAAAGACAATTATACTATAAACCTGACAGAAAATGCACCGATTGGAAGCCTTGTCGTGAAATTAAACGCGACAGATAGAGATGAAGGGTCCAATTCAGATATAATTTACTCTTATAGTTTGTATACATCAGAGAAAACACAACAGGCATTCAGTCTGAATCCTGACAATGGTGATATCAGAGTGAAAGAGATGATTAATTATGAGGATTTCCGGATCTATGATATGGAAATAATAGCAACAGATAAAGGAGCTAATAGTCTCTCTGGGAAATGTAAAGTAAAGATTTTAATCACAGATATGAATGAcaatcatcctgaaatttctatAAAATCATTCACAAGTCCAGTAAAAGAGGATATAGCTGTAAATACAGTAATTGCAGTTGTTAGTGTGAGTGATAAAGACTCAGGAGAAAATGGGCAGGTAGATAttcatatttctgatgatttaccTTTTGCGCTCAAAGAATCGTCtgataattattatgaattattagttTCAGAACCGTTAGACCGTGAAAAGGTTCCGGAATATGACATCACTATTACCGTGACTGACAGGGGCAACCCGCCGTTATCTGATAATGAAACTATAACTTTAGAGCTGCTGGACATTAACGACAATGTTCCTCAGTTCCCGCAGACCTTCTACACGATACCTGTTATGGAGAATAACGCGCCTGGAGCTTTACTGAGCTCTTTAACTGCTATAGACCCAGATCTCCATGAAAATCAGTATCTAGTTTACTTTATCATAGAGAAGGAAATAGTGAACACCTCCATGTCCATGCTGTTCTCCATTAACCCAGAGAACGGCAATCTTTACGCGCTAAAGACGTTTGACTATGAGATAGAGAAGGAGTTTCTTTTCCACATCGAGGCCAGAGACTCTGGTGTTCCTCCGCTCAGCAGTAACGTGACCGTTCACATTATTATCATGGATCAGAACGACAACACGCCGCTTATAGTGTCTCCATGGCGCGCGCACGGCTCGGTGGTGGAGGAAAAGATCCCGAGATCCACCGATAAAGGGACTCTGATAGCCAAAGTCATCGCCATAGACTCTGATTCAGTGCACAACTCTCGAATCACGTACCAGTTTCTCCACAACACTGACGCCACATTATTCAGCTTGGATCAATATAACGGAGAGATCCGGACCATGAGGATGTTCAGTTACAGAGACTCGCGCCACCAGCAGCTGGTTGTGATCGCCAAGGACAACGGAGAGCCCGCGCTCTCTGCTACAGTCACCATCAAACTGTCCACGGTGGAGACCGCCCTTAAAACCTATGCTGACATGACTGAGGTGCCTTTGGGATATGACATCTTCTCCGATTTAAACCTGTATCTGGTGATCGGACTGGGCTCCGTTTCATTTCTTTTACTCATCACTATTTTGGTCACCATCGTGCTGAAGTGTCAGAAAACGAAGCCCAGCAAAGCGGCTCCTCCGTGCAGGAACAGTGTGATCAGCGAGAGGAACTCGACCATCGCGGATTCCACTCTGGTCTCCAACGATGCCTACTGGTACAGTTTATTTCTAGCAGAGACCAGGAAAGGAAAGCTGGTGGTCAGACAGCCTGTGCCAAAGGGAGCGAGATATGTCGTGTCCAGTTTACCGAGGAGCACAGGACTGACCGAGACCAGCGACTCAGCTGCTTCTACTCTACAG TACTCAAAATGA